A window from Chryseobacterium vaccae encodes these proteins:
- a CDS encoding alpha/beta fold hydrolase, with product MPIITVNNRQVHIQELNKGAEQTVVLIHGMFSNLSIYYFNIAPVLAKHFHVVMYDLKSHGMSERFLDGYDLENMSSDLMGLIDHLQLEKVHLVGYSFGGLIALKTALKYPDRINQLVVMEAPDPQDEKARNIIDEYSKEFLEHYVANFTDTTKIQMGKRQMEKNHRMYEFLFNQTSIKADMIREKHFLDEADFSQLTASTLLLYGTDSNCRPTGEWLQSQIGQSELELIPGDHNIPIQEPQLIAETIAHFLSNILTKNHG from the coding sequence ATGCCAATAATTACGGTCAATAACAGACAAGTTCATATACAGGAACTCAACAAAGGAGCCGAACAAACCGTGGTACTGATCCACGGGATGTTCAGCAACCTGTCCATTTATTACTTTAATATTGCCCCCGTATTGGCAAAGCATTTCCATGTGGTGATGTACGATCTGAAAAGCCACGGGATGAGTGAGCGCTTTTTGGATGGCTACGACCTTGAAAACATGTCATCCGATCTGATGGGTTTAATAGATCATCTTCAACTGGAAAAAGTACATCTTGTCGGCTACAGCTTCGGAGGGCTTATTGCGTTAAAAACAGCATTGAAATACCCTGACCGCATCAATCAATTGGTAGTGATGGAAGCTCCGGATCCTCAAGACGAAAAAGCCCGTAATATCATTGATGAATACAGTAAAGAATTCCTTGAGCATTATGTGGCCAACTTTACAGATACCACCAAAATACAGATGGGTAAAAGACAAATGGAAAAGAACCATCGTATGTATGAATTCCTGTTTAATCAGACCAGCATCAAAGCAGATATGATCAGGGAAAAACATTTCCTTGATGAAGCTGATTTCAGCCAACTGACGGCTTCTACTTTATTGCTTTACGGTACTGATTCCAACTGCAGACCTACAGGAGAATGGCTGCAGTCTCAAATCGGGCAGTCCGAACTTGAATTAATTCCCGGCGATCACAATATTCCCATCCAGGAGCCTCAGCTCATAGCAGAGACGATCGCTCATTTTTTATCTAATATCTTAACGAAGAACCATGGCTAA
- a CDS encoding type I polyketide synthase, which produces MKQTDVAVIGLSCVFPGAQDADTFWQNIVNKVDSTQSVPADRIDPVHFSDATSPVDRFYCKRGGFIPDYEFDPTAFGILPLAVEGTEPDHLLTLDLVQKALEDAGIFKKNTSLEKTGIIIGKGNYTGPGATRAIEIVRTGEQISSLLKELLPQVSSEDIEKVKYAFQEKKGRFAADTAMGLIPNLVASLVANRFDLGGVAFTVDAACASALIAVDHAVQELQRERSDIMIAGGVHTGQNAAFWSIFAQLGAMSRQEQIKPFSQDADGLLIGEGCGFVVLKRLEDAVRDQDKIYAVIKGVGVSSDGNGTSVMSPSVKGQLKALEQAWLNAGLDKNKVGYLEAHGTGTPLGDKTELQTLAQFFGREETAPVAGIGSVKSNIGHAMPAAGIAGLIKTCLALHHDTLPPTLYCENPVADMQQTRFEPVQEPKNWSKTGLPKVAAVNAFGFGGINAHVVLEGYDMPKKDHILILARPTHEELLSALQNNETAIGEGDFRVAIFDPTPVRIEKAIKIVSKNLIWKNKQDIWYTSAPLLKDGGKVAFVFPGLDGLAKGEVESVSRYFGLAAPIETEGEGLLTDALNIFNNCSILDNSLKKLGIIPDMNAGHSLGEWLAGYSSELAEANSVKALIDVLNPETFELKDSKFIAIGAGIDVVKPFIAEIENLYVSNDNCPNQVILCGSNAALDELVPLLKSKQIFHQVLPFQSGFHSPFIEDKLDVILAGMEKAQFQKTKIPLWSATTLEPYPSDQAAIRKLSAEHLVERVRFRELTDKLYEEGARVFIQVGTGGLIGFIDDTLKGKAFSTIASSVPARSALAQLQRVVASLFVEGKVIALDFLDIQNHSKKSSGKGIKLELGSPIIRDFKEVKALAQSLDAPKQYAGSAIATKSGHPLVQAFQDNVADMIRMQEEVLTLFQNRPEITIQRPAPVAQQVAPKTPRSTTFSKDLYVTLESHPYLIDHSLLRQPKGWAHVADMEPVIPMTMIFEQLAEIAEAEIPGTLVHKIMNVSVFQWMNVAKPFEKTVKGEWRGSNHAYLDIENFANAEVILKSSSVPVPAFNLSIGNLLPIERTPEEIYDMHMFHGEKYQGITEVSAVGDKGIVGKIKGNGGKGSLLDNAGQLFGLWLQLTLVKDRIAFPVKIRDIEFFGDMHDQEGVFECTCMLTELNDEFAIADIILKRDGKIWCAITGWQNRRLEIDAALWNVSMSPLHNRLSEEIAPEVFFFHQAYTRVASWDFILKRYFNQTEKQHHQQLLPNKKKNWMVSRVAVKDAVRNLLRQEKNHACFPITFEIRSDEVGKPYLISDFTEDIHISLAHKGKEAVGIARYGKSVGIDMELMEERSSGFYDMVFTDKELTLLKDRDQAEWTTRFWVAKEAYGKFLGTGLKGNPKAFEVELIKDDHLWINNIEIKTIKHKNYIIGWTL; this is translated from the coding sequence ATGAAACAAACAGATGTTGCTGTAATCGGCTTATCCTGTGTCTTTCCCGGAGCACAGGATGCCGACACTTTCTGGCAGAATATTGTCAATAAAGTAGATTCCACCCAATCCGTTCCTGCTGACAGAATTGATCCTGTTCACTTCAGCGATGCTACCAGCCCGGTTGACCGTTTCTATTGTAAACGGGGAGGATTTATCCCTGATTATGAATTTGATCCTACCGCATTTGGAATTTTACCCCTTGCCGTGGAAGGAACAGAACCGGATCATCTACTGACTCTTGATTTAGTTCAGAAAGCTTTAGAAGACGCCGGAATATTTAAAAAAAATACCTCCCTTGAAAAGACCGGAATCATCATCGGAAAAGGAAACTATACCGGGCCGGGCGCTACCCGTGCCATTGAAATTGTAAGAACCGGAGAACAGATTTCTTCATTACTGAAAGAATTGCTGCCTCAGGTTTCTTCAGAAGATATTGAAAAAGTTAAATATGCCTTTCAGGAAAAGAAAGGACGTTTTGCGGCAGATACCGCCATGGGATTGATTCCTAATCTCGTGGCCTCACTGGTGGCCAACCGTTTTGATCTGGGAGGAGTGGCCTTTACCGTGGATGCGGCCTGTGCCAGTGCCCTGATTGCAGTAGATCATGCGGTGCAGGAACTTCAGCGAGAGCGCTCCGATATCATGATTGCAGGAGGTGTACACACCGGACAAAATGCTGCTTTCTGGAGTATTTTTGCCCAGCTTGGGGCCATGTCCCGTCAGGAACAGATCAAACCATTCAGTCAGGATGCGGATGGACTGCTGATCGGGGAGGGCTGCGGTTTTGTGGTTCTGAAAAGGCTGGAAGATGCAGTCCGGGATCAGGATAAAATCTATGCTGTGATTAAAGGAGTAGGCGTAAGCAGTGACGGAAACGGAACCAGTGTGATGAGTCCGTCCGTGAAAGGCCAGCTGAAAGCTTTAGAACAGGCATGGCTCAATGCCGGTTTAGATAAAAATAAAGTAGGTTACCTTGAAGCTCATGGTACCGGAACTCCGCTTGGAGATAAAACAGAACTTCAGACCTTAGCTCAGTTCTTTGGGAGAGAAGAAACGGCTCCTGTTGCCGGGATAGGATCTGTGAAATCCAATATCGGGCATGCTATGCCTGCCGCAGGAATTGCCGGGTTAATTAAAACGTGCCTCGCCCTGCATCACGACACATTACCACCAACATTATACTGTGAAAATCCGGTTGCAGATATGCAGCAAACCCGTTTCGAGCCTGTACAGGAACCGAAAAACTGGTCAAAAACAGGACTTCCCAAAGTTGCTGCTGTGAATGCATTTGGATTTGGGGGAATTAATGCACATGTTGTTCTTGAAGGTTATGATATGCCCAAAAAAGATCATATCCTGATATTGGCAAGACCAACCCATGAAGAACTGCTTTCTGCTTTACAAAATAATGAGACAGCAATAGGGGAGGGAGATTTCAGAGTAGCAATATTCGATCCGACCCCTGTAAGAATAGAAAAAGCCATTAAAATCGTTTCCAAGAATCTTATCTGGAAAAACAAACAGGATATCTGGTACACTTCTGCACCATTGCTAAAAGATGGCGGAAAAGTAGCTTTTGTATTTCCGGGCTTAGATGGTCTTGCAAAAGGTGAAGTTGAGAGTGTGAGCCGTTATTTCGGATTAGCAGCGCCTATAGAAACCGAAGGGGAAGGCCTTTTAACGGATGCCCTGAACATCTTCAACAATTGCAGTATCCTTGACAATTCACTGAAAAAATTGGGGATCATCCCGGATATGAATGCAGGTCACAGTTTAGGAGAATGGCTGGCCGGATATTCATCAGAGCTTGCAGAAGCCAATTCTGTAAAAGCCTTAATTGATGTCCTGAATCCGGAAACATTTGAATTAAAAGATTCCAAATTCATTGCTATCGGAGCAGGAATTGATGTCGTAAAACCTTTTATTGCGGAGATTGAAAACTTATATGTTTCCAATGACAACTGCCCTAACCAGGTGATTCTTTGCGGAAGCAATGCTGCATTGGATGAATTGGTTCCTCTGTTAAAATCAAAGCAGATTTTCCATCAGGTATTGCCTTTCCAATCAGGGTTCCATTCACCTTTTATCGAGGATAAACTGGATGTGATCCTTGCCGGAATGGAAAAGGCTCAGTTTCAGAAAACAAAAATCCCGTTATGGTCTGCTACAACTCTGGAACCTTATCCTTCAGATCAGGCAGCTATCAGAAAACTGAGTGCCGAACACTTGGTTGAACGGGTTCGTTTCCGTGAACTGACGGATAAATTATACGAAGAAGGGGCAAGAGTGTTCATTCAGGTGGGAACTGGGGGTCTGATCGGATTTATTGATGATACATTGAAAGGAAAAGCATTCAGCACGATTGCTTCCAGTGTTCCGGCGCGTTCTGCATTGGCGCAGTTACAGCGTGTAGTCGCTTCATTATTTGTAGAAGGAAAAGTAATTGCTCTTGACTTTTTAGACATTCAGAATCATTCAAAAAAGTCATCAGGTAAGGGCATTAAACTGGAATTAGGTTCGCCTATTATCCGTGATTTTAAAGAAGTTAAAGCATTGGCTCAATCATTGGATGCGCCAAAACAATATGCAGGTTCGGCCATTGCCACCAAAAGCGGCCATCCGCTGGTACAGGCATTCCAGGACAATGTTGCCGATATGATCCGTATGCAGGAAGAAGTCCTGACTTTATTCCAGAACCGTCCGGAAATCACCATTCAACGGCCTGCGCCTGTAGCACAGCAAGTTGCTCCAAAAACACCGAGAAGTACAACCTTTTCTAAAGATTTATATGTAACACTGGAAAGTCATCCATATCTCATCGATCACAGCTTACTGAGACAGCCTAAAGGATGGGCTCATGTAGCCGATATGGAACCGGTAATCCCCATGACGATGATCTTTGAGCAGCTGGCAGAAATTGCAGAAGCGGAAATTCCGGGAACTTTGGTTCATAAAATCATGAACGTAAGTGTTTTCCAATGGATGAACGTGGCCAAGCCTTTTGAGAAAACCGTAAAAGGAGAATGGCGTGGATCTAACCATGCTTATCTGGATATTGAAAACTTTGCGAATGCAGAAGTGATCTTAAAATCATCATCTGTTCCTGTTCCAGCTTTCAATCTTTCCATTGGTAATCTTTTGCCTATTGAAAGAACCCCTGAAGAAATCTATGACATGCACATGTTCCACGGAGAAAAATATCAGGGAATTACGGAAGTTTCAGCTGTTGGAGACAAAGGAATTGTCGGAAAAATAAAAGGAAACGGAGGTAAAGGTTCTCTATTAGACAATGCAGGACAGTTATTTGGGCTTTGGCTGCAGCTTACCTTAGTGAAAGACCGTATCGCATTCCCTGTAAAGATCAGAGATATTGAATTCTTTGGCGATATGCATGATCAGGAAGGTGTTTTTGAATGTACCTGTATGCTGACCGAACTCAATGATGAATTTGCTATTGCAGATATCATCCTGAAAAGAGACGGAAAAATATGGTGCGCTATTACCGGCTGGCAGAACAGAAGACTGGAAATTGATGCCGCTTTATGGAATGTTTCCATGTCCCCACTGCATAACCGCCTTTCGGAAGAGATTGCTCCTGAAGTTTTCTTTTTCCATCAGGCCTATACCAGAGTCGCTTCATGGGATTTTATCCTGAAAAGATATTTCAACCAAACTGAAAAACAACATCATCAGCAATTATTACCAAACAAGAAGAAAAACTGGATGGTAAGCCGTGTAGCTGTGAAAGATGCCGTTAGAAACCTTCTTCGTCAGGAAAAAAATCATGCCTGCTTCCCGATCACTTTTGAGATCCGTTCTGATGAAGTGGGGAAACCTTATCTCATCAGTGATTTTACAGAAGATATTCATATTTCACTGGCTCACAAGGGAAAAGAAGCGGTGGGTATCGCGAGATATGGCAAGTCTGTAGGAATCGATATGGAACTGATGGAAGAACGCAGTTCAGGATTCTACGACATGGTATTTACCGACAAAGAATTAACCTTATTAAAAGACAGAGATCAGGCAGAATGGACCACCCGGTTCTGGGTAGCCAAGGAAGCTTATGGGAAATTCCTGGGAACCGGACTGAAAGGAAATCCTAAAGCTTTCGAAGTCGAACTTATAAAAGACGATCACCTGTGGATCAACAACATTGAAATCAAAACTATTAAACATAAAAATTATATTATCGGATGGACACTGTAA
- a CDS encoding acyl carrier protein, whose protein sequence is MDTVNATLKMNHEELFILLKGFITEVIGAEFVEEMDITPESSFTKDLEMDSIEIVSFSEKIKAHFGDQIDFTGWLSSMDLDQLINLDLSMIINYIYECQ, encoded by the coding sequence ATGGACACTGTAAACGCAACATTAAAAATGAACCACGAAGAACTTTTTATCCTTTTAAAAGGTTTTATTACTGAAGTGATAGGCGCTGAATTTGTAGAGGAAATGGACATTACTCCGGAAAGTTCATTCACCAAAGATCTTGAAATGGACAGCATTGAGATTGTCTCTTTCTCTGAAAAGATCAAAGCGCATTTTGGCGATCAGATCGATTTTACAGGCTGGTTATCTTCTATGGACCTTGATCAGCTGATCAATCTTGACCTTAGTATGATCATCAATTATATCTACGAATGCCAATAA